The following proteins are encoded in a genomic region of Sulfurimonas sp. HSL3-7:
- a CDS encoding RluA family pseudouridine synthase has protein sequence MTPKSTTFYATDTVRLDTFLSSELGVTRNQIVQLIKQDAVMVEGKKVSKPGLKLKIGQEVNITFPEAKVTPAKEIDFDVEILYEDDDLLVINKPSGLTVHPAPSVKEPTLVDWLKHKNIRLSTLSGEERHGIVHRLDKGTSGVMVVAKNNEAHEALSAQLQDKSMGRYYLAVINPPLKEAFVTVDKPIGRSSQNRLKMAEVAGGKEARTLFKKLALSKDEKNELIACKLFTGRTHQIRVHLETFSRHILGDHLYGIKNDKQEQILLHAYVIYFIHPTTKKRCQFSAPLSKAMKEYLEKNFDQEIINEQLPQENFERHFDISAA, from the coding sequence ATGACACCAAAATCGACCACATTTTATGCCACTGACACCGTTCGACTGGACACTTTTTTAAGCAGTGAACTGGGTGTTACCCGCAATCAGATCGTCCAGCTCATCAAGCAGGATGCCGTTATGGTCGAGGGTAAGAAGGTCTCCAAGCCCGGCCTGAAGCTCAAAATCGGCCAAGAGGTGAACATCACCTTTCCGGAGGCCAAGGTCACCCCTGCCAAAGAGATCGATTTCGATGTAGAGATCCTCTATGAAGATGACGACCTGCTGGTCATCAACAAACCCTCCGGACTGACAGTCCACCCTGCCCCAAGTGTCAAAGAGCCGACCCTTGTCGACTGGCTTAAACACAAAAACATACGCCTTTCGACGCTCAGCGGCGAAGAGCGTCACGGTATCGTCCACCGTCTGGACAAAGGGACTTCCGGCGTGATGGTCGTCGCCAAAAACAACGAAGCCCATGAAGCACTCTCGGCGCAGCTGCAGGACAAATCAATGGGCCGCTACTACCTGGCGGTGATCAATCCGCCGCTTAAAGAGGCGTTTGTGACAGTTGACAAGCCTATCGGCCGCAGCAGCCAGAACCGTCTGAAGATGGCAGAGGTGGCAGGGGGCAAAGAGGCCAGGACCCTCTTCAAAAAGCTCGCACTCTCCAAAGATGAGAAAAACGAGCTGATCGCCTGCAAGCTTTTCACCGGGCGTACCCATCAGATCCGCGTCCACCTGGAGACATTTTCGCGTCATATTTTAGGCGACCATCTTTACGGCATCAAAAATGACAAACAGGAGCAGATACTGCTGCATGCCTATGTCATCTACTTCATCCACCCGACGACCAAAAAGAGATGCCAGTTTTCAGCGCCGCTGAGCAAAGCGATGAAAGAGTATTTAGAAAAAAACTTCGACCAGGAGATTATCAATGAACAGTTACCTCAAGAAAATTTTGAGCGCCACTTCGATATTAGTGCTGCTTAG
- a CDS encoding FtsW/RodA/SpoVE family cell cycle protein produces MFKIDRRILAHFDYPTIILLLPLIFISHWLINEVHPVLAHKHFVYVSVGILVFIFFFFLPLRRFSWLIPFFYWLNIGLLIAVEFFGHSRLGAKRWIDIPFVNFTLQPSELMKPAFVLMLAYLISRNPPPKDGYKLMDFLKISFFILLPFILIAKEPDLGTATVLLLIGAGTLFLVGVNWKIWATLVTAVLISAPLLYTQLHAYQKQRIADFLGEKPSYHVQQSIIAIGSGGVVGKVKEEATQTQMKFLPIASSDFIFAYVVERFGFIGAFLLISLYAAIILHLLSLSTFSDDMYIKVVAAGISLMIFIYMSVNIAMTMGMAPVVGVPLPMFSYGGSSFVNFMILFAILQNLLAFRFKEMYTGRGKKSFV; encoded by the coding sequence GTGTTTAAAATTGATCGCCGTATTTTAGCACATTTTGATTATCCCACCATTATATTACTGCTGCCTTTGATCTTTATCTCGCATTGGTTGATCAACGAGGTTCATCCTGTCCTTGCCCACAAGCATTTTGTCTATGTCAGTGTCGGTATTCTGGTCTTTATCTTTTTCTTTTTTCTTCCGCTGCGGCGTTTCAGCTGGCTCATACCGTTTTTCTACTGGCTTAATATCGGTCTTCTGATCGCCGTCGAGTTCTTTGGCCATTCGCGTCTGGGGGCCAAACGGTGGATCGATATTCCTTTTGTGAACTTCACTTTGCAGCCCTCAGAGCTGATGAAACCGGCCTTTGTCTTGATGCTGGCCTATCTCATCAGCCGCAACCCGCCGCCGAAAGACGGTTATAAACTTATGGATTTTCTGAAGATCAGTTTTTTTATTTTACTGCCGTTTATCCTCATTGCCAAAGAGCCTGACCTCGGGACAGCGACCGTACTGCTTCTGATCGGTGCGGGGACACTTTTTCTGGTCGGGGTGAACTGGAAGATATGGGCGACGCTGGTTACCGCTGTTCTGATCTCGGCACCGCTGCTCTATACCCAGCTGCATGCCTATCAGAAACAGCGTATTGCGGACTTTTTGGGCGAAAAACCTTCCTACCACGTTCAGCAATCGATTATCGCCATCGGCTCGGGCGGGGTGGTTGGAAAGGTCAAGGAAGAAGCGACCCAGACGCAGATGAAGTTCCTGCCGATCGCTTCGAGCGACTTTATTTTTGCCTATGTGGTCGAGCGTTTCGGTTTTATCGGCGCCTTTTTGTTGATCTCGCTCTACGCGGCAATCATCCTACATCTGTTGAGTCTGAGCACGTTCAGCGATGACATGTACATCAAGGTGGTTGCGGCGGGGATTTCGCTGATGATCTTTATCTACATGTCGGTCAACATTGCGATGACGATGGGGATGGCCCCTGTCGTGGGGGTACCGCTGCCTATGTTCAGCTACGGCGGCAGCAGTTTTGTCAATTTCATGATCCTTTTTGCCATCTTGCAGAATCTGCTGGCCTTCAGATTTAAAGAAATGTACACAGGGCGGGGCAAAAAAAGTTTTGTCTAA
- a CDS encoding ferrochelatase, translated as MKRAILLMNMGEPNSLDEVELFLSNMVNDRRIIAESITWRKKEKAKSNDATLSATDRLSGTTPESL; from the coding sequence ATGAAACGTGCAATCTTACTGATGAACATGGGCGAGCCAAACAGTCTGGACGAAGTGGAACTCTTTTTGAGCAACATGGTCAACGACAGACGCATCATCGCCGAAAGCATAACATGGCGCAAAAAAGAGAAAGCCAAAAGCAATGACGCGACCCTGAGTGCGACGGACCGCCTATCCGGGACTACACCTGAGAGCTTATAG
- a CDS encoding TIGR01777 family oxidoreductase, which translates to MKIALTGASGFVGAALQKTFDDCVIIARDDDEAAILKKLKAVDVVINLAGAPIIKRWSDPYKKVLLESRIATTRKLVRAINQSGVKHFISTSAIGIYPDGLRCDELTTEIAGDFLGMLAREWEVEALACHKPTTILRFGVILGPDGGALAQMLTPFRLGVGGIIGNGRMMTSWIDIGDLMKIYRFVIERHLSGIFNAVSPNPVTNYVFTKTLGGVLHRPTILPIPEFALRIMYGEAASVLTGSKEVYPRALTEAGFAFDYPNLESSLKHLLG; encoded by the coding sequence ATGAAGATCGCATTGACAGGAGCGAGCGGATTTGTCGGAGCCGCTCTGCAGAAGACCTTTGACGACTGTGTCATTATCGCCCGAGATGATGACGAAGCGGCTATACTCAAGAAACTCAAGGCGGTGGATGTCGTCATCAACCTTGCCGGGGCACCCATTATCAAGCGCTGGAGCGACCCCTATAAAAAAGTGTTGCTGGAGAGCCGCATCGCAACGACCCGAAAGCTCGTCAGGGCGATCAACCAAAGCGGGGTCAAACACTTTATCTCCACCTCGGCCATCGGGATCTACCCCGATGGCCTCAGGTGTGACGAATTGACGACAGAGATCGCCGGCGACTTCCTCGGTATGCTCGCCAGAGAGTGGGAAGTCGAGGCCCTTGCCTGCCATAAACCGACCACGATCCTGCGCTTTGGGGTCATCCTGGGGCCCGACGGCGGTGCGCTTGCTCAGATGCTGACCCCGTTTCGTCTGGGTGTCGGCGGCATCATCGGCAACGGCAGGATGATGACAAGCTGGATCGACATCGGTGATTTGATGAAGATCTACCGGTTTGTCATCGAACGGCACCTCAGCGGCATCTTCAATGCCGTTTCCCCGAATCCTGTCACCAATTACGTCTTTACCAAAACACTGGGTGGTGTTTTGCACCGCCCGACCATCCTGCCGATTCCCGAATTCGCCCTGCGGATCATGTACGGCGAGGCGGCATCTGTTTTGACCGGTTCCAAAGAGGTCTACCCCAGAGCACTGACTGAAGCGGGTTTCGCTTTTGACTATCCAAACCTTGAAAGTTCACTAAAACACCTGCTTGGATAG
- a CDS encoding SDR family oxidoreductase, with amino-acid sequence MKSLQKKQRILLTGATGYIGRRLKQQLLGDEKVSLHLLVRHPDSLGTAARKRAKVFVGSTFDTEVLEQAMKGVQIAYYLVHSLGSEDFAERDRISAKNFRDAAIGAGVEKIIYLGGLGIVNEATSEHLLSRIETGRILSEYPKKIDVIWFRAGVIIGSGSASFEIIRHLIQKLPVMITPKWVRTRAQPIGIDDVISYLDHARQARITGSHMVDIGSEVLCYQEMMQQCAEVMGLKRFILPVPFLSIGLSSYWLNLFTPVPFNVAYSLIKGLRSEVVVQNDTANILFGDIRPASFKESIRKALQEAEQNQVISRWSDGGNGVWETDHKHSIADALFVDRQIRPLGDLSSERVYRSCLAIGGVNGWFRYGWLWKIRGVIDKMAGGAGLNRGRRSQTELRIGDSLDFWKVVDIKANERLLLYAQMRLPGKAWLEFRIDDGQLIQSAYFLPKGVLGRLYWFALVPVHYLVFRDMVRSVLQHAQNEQGAK; translated from the coding sequence ATGAAGAGCCTACAGAAAAAACAGCGTATTCTTCTTACCGGTGCAACGGGTTATATCGGGCGCCGTTTAAAGCAGCAGCTTCTCGGAGATGAGAAGGTGAGTCTCCACCTGCTGGTGCGCCATCCGGACTCTCTCGGCACTGCAGCCCGTAAACGTGCCAAAGTCTTTGTAGGAAGCACCTTTGATACAGAGGTGCTTGAGCAGGCGATGAAAGGTGTGCAGATCGCCTACTATCTCGTCCACTCACTGGGCAGCGAAGATTTTGCCGAGCGTGACAGGATCAGTGCGAAAAACTTCCGTGATGCCGCGATCGGGGCCGGGGTGGAGAAGATCATCTACCTCGGCGGGCTCGGCATCGTCAACGAAGCGACCAGCGAGCATCTGCTCAGCCGGATCGAGACGGGGAGGATTCTGAGCGAATACCCAAAGAAGATTGATGTCATCTGGTTTCGTGCCGGCGTCATCATCGGATCGGGGAGTGCCAGTTTCGAGATCATCCGCCATCTTATCCAGAAACTCCCGGTCATGATCACACCTAAATGGGTACGGACCCGTGCCCAGCCGATCGGCATAGATGATGTCATCAGCTACCTTGACCATGCAAGGCAGGCGCGTATAACAGGAAGCCACATGGTCGATATAGGCTCGGAGGTACTCTGTTATCAGGAGATGATGCAGCAGTGTGCCGAGGTAATGGGCCTCAAACGTTTTATCCTCCCGGTCCCCTTTCTCTCTATCGGCCTCTCATCCTACTGGCTAAACCTCTTTACGCCCGTCCCATTCAACGTCGCATACTCTTTGATCAAAGGGCTTCGCTCGGAGGTAGTCGTTCAAAACGACACGGCCAACATACTCTTTGGTGATATCCGCCCCGCCTCTTTCAAGGAGAGTATTCGCAAGGCGCTGCAGGAGGCAGAGCAGAACCAGGTCATCAGCCGTTGGAGCGACGGCGGTAACGGCGTCTGGGAGACGGACCATAAACACTCCATCGCCGATGCGCTCTTCGTCGACAGACAGATCCGGCCTCTTGGAGACCTCAGCAGTGAGCGCGTTTACCGAAGCTGCCTTGCGATCGGCGGCGTCAACGGCTGGTTCCGTTATGGTTGGCTATGGAAGATCAGAGGCGTTATCGACAAGATGGCCGGCGGTGCAGGTCTTAACCGGGGCAGACGATCGCAGACCGAACTCCGTATCGGTGACAGCCTGGACTTCTGGAAGGTCGTCGATATCAAAGCGAATGAGCGACTGCTTCTGTATGCACAGATGCGTCTTCCCGGCAAGGCGTGGCTGGAGTTCAGAATCGATGACGGCCAATTGATACAGAGTGCCTATTTTCTTCCGAAAGGGGTGCTGGGAAGACTCTACTGGTTTGCTCTTGTCCCGGTACATTACCTTGTATTTCGGGATATGGTCCGCTCTGTTTTACAACATGCACAGAATGAACAAGGTGCAAAGTAA
- a CDS encoding lipocalin family protein: MYRLFLLFIALFAASGCTNSYAPLPTVQNVDIERYSGRWYEIARYEHYFEKGCRNVTADYGIREDGEIGVLNRCTTEGKRVKEAKGVAYATDVSNSKLKVSFFRPFYGDYWILMLDKEYRYAVVGDPSRAYLWILSRKPTLEGEITEEILAGLPALGYDTAKLIWTEQEQ; the protein is encoded by the coding sequence ATGTACCGACTATTTTTGCTTTTTATTGCTTTGTTCGCCGCGAGCGGGTGTACCAACAGCTATGCTCCCTTGCCGACGGTCCAGAACGTTGATATCGAACGGTACAGCGGGAGATGGTATGAGATTGCCCGTTATGAGCACTATTTTGAGAAAGGGTGCCGCAATGTGACAGCGGATTACGGTATCCGCGAAGACGGAGAGATCGGAGTGCTAAACCGCTGCACGACAGAAGGGAAGCGCGTCAAAGAGGCTAAAGGTGTAGCCTATGCTACTGATGTAAGTAACAGCAAGCTGAAGGTCAGCTTCTTCCGCCCTTTTTACGGCGACTACTGGATATTAATGCTTGACAAGGAGTACCGCTACGCCGTTGTAGGCGATCCGTCGAGAGCATATCTCTGGATCCTGTCTCGCAAACCGACGCTAGAAGGCGAGATCACGGAGGAGATATTGGCCGGTCTGCCGGCGTTGGGTTATGACACTGCCAAACTGATCTGGACAGAACAGGAGCAGTAG
- a CDS encoding deoxyribodipyrimidine photo-lyase: MRRLLWFRRDLRVEDNPLLALGGKVLPIFIFDTRILRPLQPDDRRVSFIFSQVMRLKEELRKRGLDLKIFFGDPLEIFASLAKLGFDEVAASGDYDTYARERDRQVSHLISFRYLHDTYIFKPEEVVKPDGTPYLLFTPFYNRAKKLFTSEHMREYTAAEQQLFTTSYEGITQLQSAKVRLLPLQITSIGFNANSPDTTAPGEKLKHLAGHLNRYAHDRDYPALEATSALSADLRFGTISIRAVLRFLAEQKKRGIETEPLFRQLVFRDFYASLLYHFPHLATENFRYPFKGVVDKAAYDAFTLAKTGVPIVDAGIRELLETGKMHNRVRMVCASFFTKELLLPWQWGEAFFARHLLDYDAASNILSWQWSAGTGVDPQPYFRIFNPYLQAKKFDREARYIKHWLPELANVEARLLHDEHFLQTNTLADYPQPIVERKKALQRAKAYFARALGKDDESTDYGYERL; this comes from the coding sequence ATGAGACGTCTGCTCTGGTTCCGGCGAGACCTTAGGGTTGAGGATAATCCCCTGCTTGCGCTGGGCGGCAAGGTGCTGCCGATCTTTATATTCGATACACGAATATTGCGCCCGCTGCAGCCGGATGACCGTCGGGTCTCCTTTATCTTTTCGCAGGTGATGCGGCTTAAGGAAGAGCTTCGCAAGAGAGGGCTCGACCTCAAGATCTTTTTCGGCGACCCGCTTGAAATCTTCGCATCGCTGGCAAAGCTGGGGTTTGACGAAGTAGCTGCCAGCGGCGACTACGACACCTATGCCAGAGAACGCGACCGGCAGGTCTCGCATCTGATCTCCTTCCGCTATCTTCATGACACCTATATCTTCAAACCGGAGGAGGTCGTAAAGCCGGACGGAACCCCGTACCTCCTCTTCACCCCTTTTTACAACCGTGCCAAGAAGCTTTTCACTTCTGAACATATGCGCGAATATACCGCTGCCGAACAGCAGCTTTTTACGACCTCCTATGAAGGGATCACACAGCTGCAATCCGCCAAAGTGCGTCTATTGCCGCTGCAGATCACTTCTATCGGTTTTAATGCGAACAGCCCGGATACGACTGCTCCCGGTGAAAAGCTGAAACATCTGGCCGGCCATTTGAACCGTTATGCGCATGACCGGGACTACCCCGCTCTTGAGGCCACCTCGGCCCTCAGCGCCGATCTGCGTTTCGGGACCATCTCGATCCGTGCTGTCTTACGCTTTCTGGCAGAGCAGAAAAAGAGGGGCATCGAGACCGAACCTCTCTTCAGACAGCTGGTCTTTCGTGACTTCTACGCCTCTCTGCTCTACCATTTCCCCCATCTTGCGACAGAGAATTTCCGTTACCCTTTTAAAGGTGTTGTGGACAAGGCGGCGTACGATGCTTTCACACTGGCAAAAACAGGTGTGCCGATCGTCGATGCCGGCATCAGAGAGCTGCTCGAGACAGGCAAAATGCACAACCGTGTCCGGATGGTCTGTGCCTCGTTCTTTACCAAGGAGCTGCTGCTGCCGTGGCAGTGGGGCGAAGCTTTCTTTGCCCGGCACCTGCTTGACTACGACGCCGCCTCGAACATCCTCTCCTGGCAGTGGAGCGCCGGTACGGGTGTCGATCCCCAGCCCTATTTCCGGATCTTCAACCCCTATCTTCAAGCCAAAAAGTTTGACAGGGAAGCCCGTTACATCAAACACTGGCTGCCGGAACTGGCCAATGTGGAAGCGCGACTACTGCATGATGAGCATTTTTTGCAGACCAACACTTTGGCCGATTACCCGCAACCTATTGTCGAGCGTAAAAAAGCGCTGCAAAGAGCAAAAGCATATTTTGCCCGTGCGCTTGGCAAAGATGATGAATCAACAGATTATGGCTACGAACGGTTGTAG
- a CDS encoding DUF523 and DUF1722 domain-containing protein, with protein MKVVLNIAVSGCLLGQKIRFDGGHKQDRFITDELARFATFTSFCPEHLTFGTPRPSVRVVRRKDGTVIESNKSGADVTKMLTEGSQQELSSISQHPLGGIIFKSNSPSCGLGSAKAYLPNGFAEGKTDGVFARLCREKFPLLPMEEEGRLNDPWLRENFVMQLFAYGAFEQFKGSGPSMKKLIDFHQRHKFMLQAKDERAYRMLGNIVGNRTQQEFTQLLARYETIFKTAIARKSSIGKTRNVLEHMAGFVKNNLTPVEKEMLHEQIRDYAATIIPLIVPLSTLEIFARKYEADYLLSQAFLRPYPKELALRSDIRSGK; from the coding sequence ATGAAAGTTGTATTGAACATCGCTGTATCAGGCTGTCTGCTTGGCCAAAAGATCCGCTTTGACGGCGGCCACAAACAGGACCGTTTCATCACCGACGAACTGGCACGATTTGCCACCTTCACTTCCTTCTGTCCCGAACACCTTACTTTCGGAACGCCCAGACCTTCCGTAAGGGTCGTACGCCGGAAAGACGGGACTGTCATCGAGTCCAATAAGAGCGGTGCCGATGTCACAAAAATGTTGACGGAGGGATCGCAGCAGGAGCTTTCCTCTATCTCGCAGCACCCTCTCGGCGGCATCATCTTCAAATCAAACTCGCCGAGCTGTGGTCTCGGCAGCGCCAAGGCCTACCTTCCGAATGGCTTTGCCGAAGGTAAAACGGACGGGGTGTTTGCCCGGCTCTGCAGAGAGAAATTTCCTCTTCTTCCGATGGAAGAGGAAGGACGCCTCAACGACCCGTGGCTGCGCGAGAATTTTGTCATGCAGCTCTTTGCCTATGGCGCGTTTGAGCAGTTCAAGGGAAGCGGGCCGAGCATGAAAAAGCTGATTGACTTTCATCAGCGCCACAAGTTCATGCTTCAGGCCAAAGACGAACGCGCCTACCGCATGCTCGGCAATATTGTCGGCAACCGTACGCAGCAGGAGTTTACGCAACTTTTGGCCCGATATGAGACGATTTTTAAAACGGCCATCGCCCGCAAAAGCAGCATCGGCAAGACGCGCAATGTGCTTGAACATATGGCCGGGTTTGTCAAAAACAACCTGACGCCGGTTGAAAAAGAGATGCTGCATGAGCAGATTCGTGACTACGCGGCGACGATCATCCCGCTGATCGTCCCCCTCAGCACCCTGGAAATCTTCGCCAGAAAATATGAGGCCGATTATCTCCTGTCACAGGCTTTTTTAAGACCCTATCCCAAAGAGCTGGCGCTGCGTTCGGATATAAGAAGCGGAAAATGA